From Physeter macrocephalus isolate SW-GA unplaced genomic scaffold, ASM283717v5 random_45, whole genome shotgun sequence, one genomic window encodes:
- the TNIP1 gene encoding TNFAIP3-interacting protein 1 isoform X5, whose protein sequence is MEGRGPYRIYDPGGGVPLGEASAAFERLVEENSRLKEKMQGIKMLGELLEESQMEASRLRQKAEELVKDSELLPPPSPSMASFDHLAELTGKDADVPATPADPAHPSDKPEPVPKHPASSTSSEFEVVPAEGHSSPESGGHTRNTMELGPLPHEDSNLMLHLQRLETTLSVCAKEPDHSQLFTHLGRMALEFNRLASKVHKNEQRTSILQTLCEQLRKENEALKAKLDKGLEQRDQAAERLREENLELRRLLMSSGKDGASRWPGSPKTEGTGKKGAAAQQQAGVTAGKVPEVEALGAAEKKVRMLEQQRTELLEVNKQWDQHFRSMKQQYEQKITELRQKLADLQKQVTELEAEREQKQRDFDRKLLLAKSKIEMEETDKEQLTAEAKELRQKVKYLQDQLSPLTRQREYQEKEIQRLNKALEEALSIQASPSSPTTAFGSPEGAGGLLRKQELVTQNELLKQQVKIFEEDFQRERSDRERMNEEKEELKKQVEKLQAQVTLSHAQLKAFKDEERAKDALRQQKRKAKTSADRYHVEPHPEHLYGAYPYAYPPMPPVVPHRGFEDWSQIRYPPPPTAMEHPPPLPNSRLFHLNTPGGCPVEGYATRAPK, encoded by the exons ATGGAAGGGAGAGGACCATACCGGATCTACGACCCTGGGGGCGGCGTACCTCTGGGCGAGGCGTCCGCAGCTTTTGAGCGCCTAGTGGAGGAGAATTccagactgaaggaaaaaatgCAAGGGATAAAGATGTTAG GGGAGCTTTTGGAAGAGTCCCAGATGGAAGCGTCCAGGCTGCGGCAGAAGGCAGAGGAGCTGGTCAAGGACAGTGAGCTGCTCCCACCGCCGTCTCCCTCTATGGCCTCCTTCGACCACCTGGCTGAGCTCACAG GAAAGGATGCAGATGTCCCAGCAACCCCCGCTGACCCTGCACACCCCAGCGACAAGCCAGAGCCAGTCCCCAAACATCCAGCAAGT AGCACCTCCTCTGAATTTGAAGTGGTCCCTGCCGAGGGGCATTCTTCACCAGAGAGCGGCGGCCACACCAGAAATACCATG gagCTGGGCCCCCTGCCCCACGAGGACAGCAACCTGATGCTGCACCTGCAGCGCCTGGAGACCACCCTGAGCGTGTGCGCCAAGGAGCCTGACCACAGCCAGCTCTTCACGCACCTGGGCCGCATGGCCCTCGAGTTCAACCGGCTGGCTTCCAAGGTGCACAAGAATGAGCAGCGCACCTCCATCCTGCAG ACCCTGTGTGAGCAGCTTCGGAAGGAGAATGAGGCCCTGAAGGCCAAGCTGGACAAGGGCCTGGAACAGCGGGATCAGGCTGCTGAGAGGCTCCG GGAGGAAAACCTGGAGCTCAGGAGGTTGTTGATGAGCAGCGGCAAAGATGGTGCCTCCAGATGGCCAGGCTCACCAAAGACGGAAGGCACGGGCAAGAAGGGGGCAGCCGCACAGCAGCAG GCTGGTGTGACAGCAGGTAAAGTCCCAGAGGTGGAAGCCTTGGGTGCTGCTGAGAAGAAGGTGAGGATGCTGGAGCAGCAGCGCACAGAG CTGCTGGAAGTGAACAAGCAATGGGACCAGCATTTCCGGTCCATGAAGCAGCAGTATGAGCAGAAG ATCACTGAGCTGCGCCAGAAGCTGGCAGACCTGCAGAAGCAGGTGACTGAGCTGGAGGCCGAGCGGGAGCAGAAGCAGCGCGACTTTGACCGCAAGCTCCTCCTGGCCAAGTCCAAGATAGAAATGGAGGAG ACCGACAAGGAGCAGCTGACAGCAGAGGCCAAGGAGCTGCGTCAGAAGGTCAAATACCTGCAGGATCAGCTGAGCCCGCTCACCCGGCAGCGGGAGTACCAGGAAAAGGAGATTCAGCGGCTCAACAAG GCCCTGGAGGAAGCACTGAGTATCCAGGCCTCCCCATCATCTCCAACAACAGCATTCGGGAGCCCGGAAGGAGCTGGAGGCCTGCTAAGGAAACAGGAGCTGGTCACGCAGAATGAATTGCTGAAACAGCAG GTGAAGATTTTTGAGGAGGACTTCCAGAGGGAGCGCAGCGACCGGGAGCGCATgaatgaggagaaggaagagctgaAGAAGCAGGTGGAGAAACTGCAAGCCCAGGTCACCCTGTCACATGCCCAG cTAAAAGCcttcaaagatgaggaaagggCGAAAGATGCCCTGAGACAGCAGAAGAGGAAAGCAAAG ACCTCGGCAGACCGCTACCACGTGGAGCCCCACCCGGAGCATCTCTACGGGGCCTACCCCTACGCCTACCCGCCCATGCCCCCTGTTGTGCCACACCGTGGCTTTGAGGACTGGTCCCAGATCCGCTACCCGCCTCCCCCCACGGCCATGGAGCACCCACCGCCGCTTCCCAACTCACGCCTCTTCCACCTG AATACACCTGGCGGCTGCCCTGTGGAGGGATACGCAACCAGAGCTCCCAAGTGA